The Oncorhynchus mykiss isolate Arlee chromosome 20, USDA_OmykA_1.1, whole genome shotgun sequence genomic sequence AGAAACAGTTAACAGTGTAAGACAGCTACACTACAGTTTATACACACCTTTCATTTGTATGTAAATCCCGTCAAGCAATTCTTCTGTTCCCAAGTTAAGAGTGTTTGGTTCCTATTTTCCATGTCTAGTGAAGtcataccccccaaaaatatgttttatactTACCTTACTTTCATCATGTGTTTGAATAGGTTTATCCTTATCACATTCCCCTGTTCTGTTATGAAACCTGTTCATGGATGTCTCTCCTTTTTTtgcagaaccacacacacacacacacacacacacacacaagcctttaCCTCAATAAATATGacatctgttttctctctgaccgCAGCGTTGTCTCCCTAGTGACGTCTATCTACCCAGTTACCCATCTTTTCCAGCACACTTTACAGCGCTTTGAGCATGTGGAAAAACActatataaatccaatcaatTATTATCTGAGCAAAAAAAACACTTCCTGTTTGTGAAATTTATTGTAGTGGTAATATTTACTGTACAAAACAGCTTGTTCATTCAGTGACGTCCTCACTACGTCTGCTGTGTCTTTGGTGTTGTCACTATCTATCTGAAATTATAAACTGGctggttccagccctgaatgctgattggctgaaagttgcggtatatttaagcaataaggcccgaggaggtgtgttatatgaccaatataccacggctaagggcagttCTTACGCAAGACAACGCGGAGtgtctggacacagcccttatcagtggtatattggccatatttcACAAACCCCCCGAGgtgacttattgctattataaactggttaccaacgtgattagagcagtaaaaatacatgttctgTCATACCCggggtatacggtctgatataccacagctttcagccaatcagcattcagggctcgaaccacccagtttattatAGAACGTATACCACAAGTATGATAAAACATGTacttttactgctctaattacattggtaaacagtttataattgcagtaaggcaccttgggggttggTGATATACGGCCGGATTGCATCGTGCCtaaaaacagcccttagccgtggtatattggccatataccacaccccctagggccttattgcttaatagCATCATCTGTGTCACTGTGAAACACCTACAAACCCAACATCAAACAAACAGTATCAAACAACATTGTCATAACTGTACATATCATACAAATTCATTATACAAATGGTTTCTCCAAAGAATTGCCGACTTGAAATTCCAGACGACGTCGGCAAaaatagtattttactgtaaAAAGTAACGGTGTGTAAAACCAGTAGCCAGGTCTTAAAAAGGCTATGTCCAGCATTTTGTTTAAAAGGCAACGATATAGTATACCACTTATAATACCAGTCCACTTTTCTTTCATTGTGAAATTAGACCACAGGTGTGAAACTCATTTGAATGCTTTGTGTCATTGGGTGAGGCAACAGAGCAAAAATAACCACAGATCATCCACAAATAGTGTACACATAGTACTATACAGTTGAACAGTTCATATGTTGACATACTGTATTCATGGAATCATATTACGCACTATACAGTCATATGGCTCAGACATGATCGGTTGTCAAAACTTCCTTTTGGGTCCAATGCTAGTGACCAGTAGTGTCAATCCACAGCCTCTGAACTTGGCAGGTTCATTCCACATCTTCGTTCCACCATGGAGCTCAGGTGGGACTCTTGTGGGTCTGGAGGCCTAGAACATCCAGTCCCTGTGACAACTTCCTGGTCTGTGGGGTTATGGGGGGCTGTGAGGGGTCACCCCTCATTGAAAACACCCTTGAAGCTCATGTGGCTGGCTCTTGGTGAGCCTAGATGAGCTGCAGTAGTGAGCAACACCAATTTCCTGTTCCTGTGATAACAACATACTGTCCCAAGGACTTCCTATTCCTGTTTCGAGCCGGTTGCTAGGAGATCTTGCAGCTGTTGCCGGTGCAGCTCTGTGCGGCCGCCGGGCTGAGCTGCTGAGGGcggatacattttttatttttcagcAGCTGGCCTCCGGTCCTCTTGGTGGCGATgtgggtggtgttggtggtggtgacagAGTAGGAACTTCCGTGCATCATGCGGGCATTGAGGCCGTTGGCCATGGAGAAAGACTTGAGGTGGGACTTGAGGGCCAGGGGGAGAGGAAGCTTGTCAACCAGGTGGACAGGGGTGCAAGACACGATGGAACGACAGCACAGGTCCTGGAGACTCAACACTAAGAAagacagagaaggggaggagagagagagcaagggagagagaaaatatttAACATTTCACAAATAGCAATAATACACCATGAGAGGGCACTGTTGggttaaacagagagagagagagagagagagagagagagagagagagagagagagagagagacagagagagagagagagagagagagagagagagagagagagagagagacagagacagagacagagagagacacagagagagacagagagagagagacagagagagagagacagagagagacacagagagagacacagagagagacagagagagagagagacacagagagagagacagagagacagagaaagacagagaagttGCTCTAGGCTCAGTGTTCACTGCCTCACTCACCTTTGTTGGGTCTCCAGAGTCTCTCCATACCGTGCCTCATCAGGACAATCCTGGCCAGCTCTGTGAAGGACTCCGTGATGTTGAAGTTGCACAGCGGGCTGACCTCGAAGAAGGTTACCCCTAACCTCTCAGCGTACAGCTGGGCCTGCTCCGTGGTCACCTGACGCTTGTAGGCCAGGTGTAACCGGTTACCCACCAGGATCTTGGGAACTCCTGGTGCATGCTGGGtagacaggaagggaaacagaAAGTGGTGAGGCACAGATTCTGTTAGTACACCGGGATGGAtaagagtgtgcgtgtgtgtgtgtgttgcatagcATTCCTCCCTGTATTCACTAAAATAAATGTGGCAATACAAGGGGTATTCTACCATATGTGATTTTCATTGAAGTTGAATAGTATTATTCACAAAACATGGACCATCTTGGAAGTCTAACTCTGTGTGTGGCTAGTTGAGTGTGGGTGAGTTGTTTCGGAGCAGAGGCGAGAGGCGTGGGATGGAGTTCTG encodes the following:
- the LOC110499433 gene encoding ras-related protein Rab-40B, with product MNHRTSPAKAYDFLLKFLLVGDSDVGKGEILASLEDGASESPYGYNMGIDYKTTTILLDGRRVKLQLWDTSGQGRFCTIFRSYSRGAQGVILVYDITNRWSFDGIDRWIKEIDEHAPGVPKILVGNRLHLAYKRQVTTEQAQLYAERLGVTFFEVSPLCNFNITESFTELARIVLMRHGMERLWRPNKVLSLQDLCCRSIVSCTPVHLVDKLPLPLALKSHLKSFSMANGLNARMMHGSSYSVTTTNTTHIATKRTGGQLLKNKKCIRPQQLSPAAAQSCTGNSCKIS